One region of Camelina sativa cultivar DH55 chromosome 6, Cs, whole genome shotgun sequence genomic DNA includes:
- the LOC104790039 gene encoding uncharacterized protein LOC104790039 isoform X2, translating to MDLFGEFQKGEIDGRPFLVYQNVMKQLPLLIQTPNTSDDGETTIEKPLSFQNNTTSIYDLPPQTLFLCPRLRTRLLLNALDDERGGEDSNQILSKYSSSPLFDDTSDTHHVLPLFWCNNKEVDPEAEEGDECYSCSIQTIGTDYYFCATCDKRFHKECVECPLRISYPSHPKHSLQLFYSKYRSDNCIYCRERATYMIYFCALCDTYMHVLCAQKKIPFFIDKPKRHDHTLSLFPRQASLTCNICGLVNKLHLTYACPSLCDFVSHSDCIHNPQTIRISRHYHHVSFTSTLSLGRWSCGVCRRTIDPEYGAYTCNVCNDYAVHTRCALRTDIWDGIELEGVPEDDVEIEPFERISDEIILHFSHGCHMKFETSGVYDGNKFCQACTLPINEDYFYVCVELCDFILHDRCAYAPRRKVHPLHPHPLIQKAVHEDHVFGCDACMRTSNGFGYRCTNQDCDYILDVVCASTSEPFNYQGHEHPLFMEKDPRKKPICHICKSKKDKVFNCYECEFVICFECATLPYKVRYEDDDHYLRFCGGYEASDKDWCEICEKRIKIGKNKGFYKCNDCCTSLHINCLLGPEPYMKPGQITTEDKGDGVLVIRNKFSSRPICYSCSNRCPYPTFYSFEESVFCSLNCFHY from the exons ATGGACTTGTTTGGAGAGTTTCAGAAGGGAGAAATCGATGGGAGACCATTTCTTGTATACCAAAACGTTATGAAACAATTACCACTACTAATACAAACCCCAAACACCTCCGACGATGGAGAAACCACCATCGAAAAACCATTATCATTCCAAAACAATACAACCTCCATCTACGATCTCCCTCCCCAAACTCTTTTCTTATGCCCAAGACTCCGAACCCGATTGTTATTGAATGCTCTCGATGATGAGAGGGGTGGTGAGGACTCTAACCAAATCCTTTCCAAGTACAGTTCTTCCCCTCTCTTTGATGACACTAGTGACACTCATCATGTACTCCCTCTTTTTTGGTGCAACAACAAAGAAGTCGATCCAGAAGCTGAAGAAGGTGATGAGTGCTATTCCTGCTCTATCCAAACCATCGGTACGGACTATTATTTTTGTGCCACGTGTGATAAAAGGTTTCATAAAGAATGCGTCGAGTGTCCACTTAGGATTAGTTATCCTTCCCACCCCAAACATTCTCTCCAACTCTTCTATTCTAAATATAGATCTGACAATTGCATCTACTGTAGAGAAAGAGCAAcctatatgatttatttttgtgctCTTTGCGACACCTATATGCATGTCCTTTGTGCTCAGaaaaaaataccctttttcaTAGACAAACCAAAAAGGCATGACCATACTCTCTCCCTTTTCCCTAGACAAGCTTCCTTAACCTGCAATATTTGTGGTTTGGTTAATAAACTTCATCTCACTTACGCCTGCCCTTCTCTATGCGATTTCGTTTCCCATAGTGATTGTATCCACAACCCACAAACCATAAGAATATCTCGTCACTACCACCATGTCTCTTTCACTTCTACTCTTTCGTTAGGAAGATGGTCTTGTGGAGTTTGCCGCCGTACGATTGACCCTGAGTATGGTGCGTATACTTGCAATGTGTGTAATGACTACGCTGTTCACACAAGATGTGCATTGCGCACAGATATATGGGATGGCATTGAACTCGAAGGAGTACCAGAAGACGACGTAGAAATTGAGCCTTTCGAGAGGATATCTGATGAAATAATACTCCATTTCTCTCATGGATGTCATATGAAGTTTGAGACCAGTGGAGTTTACGACGGAAACAAGTTTTGTCAAGCATGTACCCTTCCAATAAACGAGGACtatttttatgtatgtgtgGAATTGTGTGACTTCATCTTACACGACAGATGTGCATATGCTCCACGTAGAAAG GTCCATCCATTACATCCCCATCCACTTATACAAAAGGCTGTTCATGAAGACCATGTATTCGGATGTGATGCTTGTATGCGTACTAGTAATGGTTTTGGGTATAGGTGTACCAATCAGGATTGTGACTACATACTAGATGTAGTGTGTGCTTCGACTTCTGAGCCGTTTAATTATCAAGGCCATGAACACCCCTTATTCATGGAGAAAGACCCTAGAAAAAAGCCAATATGCCACATTTGCAAGTCAAAGAAAGACAAGGTGTTTAACTGCTATGAATGTGAATTTGTTATATGTTTCGAATGCGCTACCTTACCATACAAGGTAAGGTATGAGGATGATGACCATTACCTTAGATTTTGCGGTGGATATGAGGCAAGTGACAAGGATTGGTGTGAGATATGCGAAAAGAGAATAAAGATTGGAAAAAACAAAGGGTTCTATAAGTGCAATGACTGCTGCACCTCGCTTCATATTAATTGTTTACTTGGTCCAGAACCATATATGAAGCCTGGTCAAATTACCACAGAAGATAAAGGTGATGGGGTGCTTGTTATACGCAACAAATTTTCTTCTCGACCAATTTGCTATTCTTGCAGTAACCGTTGTCCGTATCCaacattttatagttttgaagagagtgtgttttgttctttaaaCTGTTTTCATTATTAA
- the LOC104790040 gene encoding protein TWIN LOV 1-like isoform X4 → MSLAEESSVVSVFTEEEEESLNRRYTLWIKEALDELPHNFTITDPFLSGHPIVFASLGFLKMTGYSRAEVIGRNGKFFQGPKTNRRSIMEIREAIREERSVQVSLLNYRKSGSPFWMLFHMIPVFGRDDGKVINFVAVQVPISGRDHHRKLTSVGDDVSSLDHSEFVFGSCRREVCFGNFVQHRALPVECDDDEQGLEDWEYCEASESEKLRAVEAINNVLSVLTRYSELSGRLVCGKRYCLRGVDCLSSSLVISLGRIKQSFVLTNPCIPDMPIIYASDAFLTLTGYKRHEVLGQNCRFLSGVDTDSSVLYEMKECILKGQSCTVQILNYRKDKSTFWNLLHISPVRNASGKLNQIGQIQHIL, encoded by the exons ATGTCCTTAGCAGAAGAATCTTCAGTAGTATCAGTTTtcactgaagaagaagaagaatctttgaACCGTCGATACACTCTATGGATCAAAGAAGCGTTAGACGAGCTTCCTCACAATTTCACAATCACCGACCCGTTTCTTTCGGGTCACCCGATTGTTTTCGCGAGCTTAGGGTTTTTGAAGATGACTGGGTATTCGAGAGCAGAGGTGATCGGAAGAAACGGCAAGTTTTTCCAAGGTCCCAAGACTAATCGAAGATCGATCATGGAGATTCGTGAAGCGATTCGTGAAGAGAGATCTGTTCAAGTGAGCTTGTTGAACTATCGTAAATCTGGGTCTCCGTTTTGGATGTTGTTTCATATGATCCCTGTTTTTGGGAGAGATGATGGCAAAGTCATCAATTTTGTTGCCGTTCAGGTCCCGATCTCGGGACGAGATCATCATCGCAAGTTGACAAGTGTCGGAGATGATGTCTCGTCGTTGGATCATTCTGAATTTGTGTTTGGTTCTTGTCGAAGAGAGGTTTGTTTTGGTAATTTCGTTCAGCATCGAGCTTTACCTGttgaatgtgatgatgatgaacaag GATTAGAGGATTGGGAGTACTGTGAAGCGAGCGAGTCTGAGAAGCTAAGAGCTGTGGAAGCAATTAACAATGTGTTATCTGTTTTAACGCGTTACAGCGAGTTGAGTGGTAGATTAGTCTGCGGGAAGCGGTACTGCTTGCGAGGAGTAGATTGTCTAAGCTCGTCGTTAGTTATTTCTCTTGGTAGAATCAAACAAAGTTTCGTATT AACCAATCCATGCATACCCGACATGCCTATTATTTATGCGAGTGATGCCTTTTTGACATTGACTG GCTACAAGAGGCATGAAGTATTGGGACAAAACTGTAGATTTCTGAGTGGAGTTGATACTGATTCTTCAGTTCTTTACGAG ATGAAGGAGTGCATCTTAAAGGGACAATCATGCACAGTGCAAATTCTAAATTACAG AAAAGATAAGAGCACATTTTGGAACCTTCTTCACATCTCACCAGTTCGTAATGCTTCAGGCAAG TTAAACCAAATTGGACAAAT ACAGCATATTTTGTAG
- the LOC104790040 gene encoding protein TWIN LOV 1-like isoform X1, translating to MSLAEESSVVSVFTEEEEESLNRRYTLWIKEALDELPHNFTITDPFLSGHPIVFASLGFLKMTGYSRAEVIGRNGKFFQGPKTNRRSIMEIREAIREERSVQVSLLNYRKSGSPFWMLFHMIPVFGRDDGKVINFVAVQVPISGRDHHRKLTSVGDDVSSLDHSEFVFGSCRREVCFGNFVQHRALPVECDDDEQGLEDWEYCEASESEKLRAVEAINNVLSVLTRYSELSGRLVCGKRYCLRGVDCLSSSLVISLGRIKQSFVLTNPCIPDMPIIYASDAFLTLTGYKRHEVLGQNCRFLSGVDTDSSVLYEMKECILKGQSCTVQILNYSNRKDKSTFWNLLHISPVRNASGKTAYFVGVQVEASCRNTESKELRPETKQLSVVGAVRVAVRSSFMVTC from the exons ATGTCCTTAGCAGAAGAATCTTCAGTAGTATCAGTTTtcactgaagaagaagaagaatctttgaACCGTCGATACACTCTATGGATCAAAGAAGCGTTAGACGAGCTTCCTCACAATTTCACAATCACCGACCCGTTTCTTTCGGGTCACCCGATTGTTTTCGCGAGCTTAGGGTTTTTGAAGATGACTGGGTATTCGAGAGCAGAGGTGATCGGAAGAAACGGCAAGTTTTTCCAAGGTCCCAAGACTAATCGAAGATCGATCATGGAGATTCGTGAAGCGATTCGTGAAGAGAGATCTGTTCAAGTGAGCTTGTTGAACTATCGTAAATCTGGGTCTCCGTTTTGGATGTTGTTTCATATGATCCCTGTTTTTGGGAGAGATGATGGCAAAGTCATCAATTTTGTTGCCGTTCAGGTCCCGATCTCGGGACGAGATCATCATCGCAAGTTGACAAGTGTCGGAGATGATGTCTCGTCGTTGGATCATTCTGAATTTGTGTTTGGTTCTTGTCGAAGAGAGGTTTGTTTTGGTAATTTCGTTCAGCATCGAGCTTTACCTGttgaatgtgatgatgatgaacaag GATTAGAGGATTGGGAGTACTGTGAAGCGAGCGAGTCTGAGAAGCTAAGAGCTGTGGAAGCAATTAACAATGTGTTATCTGTTTTAACGCGTTACAGCGAGTTGAGTGGTAGATTAGTCTGCGGGAAGCGGTACTGCTTGCGAGGAGTAGATTGTCTAAGCTCGTCGTTAGTTATTTCTCTTGGTAGAATCAAACAAAGTTTCGTATT AACCAATCCATGCATACCCGACATGCCTATTATTTATGCGAGTGATGCCTTTTTGACATTGACTG GCTACAAGAGGCATGAAGTATTGGGACAAAACTGTAGATTTCTGAGTGGAGTTGATACTGATTCTTCAGTTCTTTACGAG ATGAAGGAGTGCATCTTAAAGGGACAATCATGCACAGTGCAAATTCTAAATTACAG CAACAGAAAAGATAAGAGCACATTTTGGAACCTTCTTCACATCTCACCAGTTCGTAATGCTTCAGGCAAG ACAGCATATTTTGTAGGTGTTCAGGTCGAAGCAAGTTGCAGAAATACTGAAAGTAAAGAGCTGAGACCGGAGACAAAGCAACTGAGTGTGGTCGGTGCTGTAAGAGTAGCGGTTAGGAGCTCATTCATGGTGACATGCTAA
- the LOC104790039 gene encoding uncharacterized protein LOC104790039 isoform X1, producing the protein MHVLCAQKKIPFFIDKPKRHDHTLSLFPRQASLTCNICGLVNKLHLTYACPSLCDFVSHSDCIHNPQTIRISRHYHHVSFTSTLSLGRWSCGVCRRTIDPEYGAYTCNVCNDYAVHTRCALRTDIWDGIELEGVPEDDVEIEPFERISDEIILHFSHGCHMKFETSGVYDGNKFCQACTLPINEDYFYVCVELCDFILHDRCAYAPRRKVHPLHPHPLIQKAVHEDHVFGCDACMRTSNGFGYRCTNQDCDYILDVVCASTSEPFNYQGHEHPLFMEKDPRKKPICHICKSKKDKVFNCYECEFVICFECATLPYKVRYEDDDHYLRFCGGYEASDKDWCEICEKRIKIGKNKGFYKCNDCCTSLHINCLLGPEPYMKPGQITTEDKGDGVLVIRNKFSSRPICYSCSNRCPYPTFYSFEESVFCSLNCFHY; encoded by the coding sequence ATGCATGTCCTTTGTGCTCAGaaaaaaataccctttttcaTAGACAAACCAAAAAGGCATGACCATACTCTCTCCCTTTTCCCTAGACAAGCTTCCTTAACCTGCAATATTTGTGGTTTGGTTAATAAACTTCATCTCACTTACGCCTGCCCTTCTCTATGCGATTTCGTTTCCCATAGTGATTGTATCCACAACCCACAAACCATAAGAATATCTCGTCACTACCACCATGTCTCTTTCACTTCTACTCTTTCGTTAGGAAGATGGTCTTGTGGAGTTTGCCGCCGTACGATTGACCCTGAGTATGGTGCATATACTTGCAATGTGTGTAATGACTACGCTGTTCACACAAGATGTGCATTGCGCACAGATATATGGGATGGCATTGAACTCGAAGGAGTACCAGAAGACGACGTAGAAATTGAGCCTTTCGAGAGGATATCTGATGAAATAATACTCCATTTCTCTCATGGATGTCATATGAAGTTTGAGACCAGTGGAGTTTACGACGGAAACAAGTTTTGTCAAGCATGTACCCTTCCAATAAACGAGGACtatttttatgtatgtgtgGAATTGTGTGACTTCATCTTACACGACAGATGTGCATATGCTCCACGTAGAAAGGTCCATCCATTACATCCCCATCCACTTATACAAAAGGCTGTTCATGAAGACCATGTATTCGGATGTGATGCTTGTATGCGTACTAGTAATGGTTTTGGGTATAGGTGTACCAATCAGGATTGTGACTACATACTAGATGTAGTGTGTGCTTCGACTTCTGAGCCGTTTAATTATCAAGGCCATGAACACCCCTTATTCATGGAGAAAGACCCTAGAAAAAAGCCAATATGCCACATTTGCAAGTCAAAGAAAGACAAGGTGTTTAACTGCTATGAATGTGAATTTGTTATATGTTTCGAATGCGCTACCTTACCATACAAGGTAAGGTATGAGGATGATGACCATTACCTTAGATTTTGCGGTGGATATGAGGCAAGTGACAAGGATTGGTGTGAGATATGCGAAAAGAGAATAAAGATTGGAAAAAACAAAGGGTTCTATAAGTGCAATGACTGCTGCACCTCGCTTCATATTAATTGTTTACTTGGTCCAGAACCATATATGAAGCCTGGTCAAATTACCACAGAAGATAAAGGTGATGGGGTGCTTGTTATACGCAACAAATTTTCTTCTCGACCAATTTGCTATTCTTGCAGTAACCGTTGTCCGTATCCaacattttatagttttgaagagagtgtgttttgttctttaaaCTGTTTTCATTATTAA
- the LOC104790039 gene encoding uncharacterized protein LOC104790039 isoform X3: MDLFGEFQKGEIDGRPFLVYQNVMKQLPLLIQTPNTSDDGETTIEKPLSFQNNTTSIYDLPPQTLFLCPRLRTRLLLNALDDERGGEDSNQILSKYSSSPLFDDTSDTHHVLPLFWCNNKEVDPEAEEGDECYSCSIQTIGTDYYFCATCDKRFHKECVECPLRISYPSHPKHSLQLFYSKYRSDNCIYCRERATYMIYFCALCDTYMHVLCAQKKIPFFIDKPKRHDHTLSLFPRQASLTCNICGLVNKLHLTYACPSLCDFVSHSDCIHNPQTIRISRHYHHVSFTSTLSLGRWSCGVCRRTIDPEYGAYTCNVCNDYAVHTRCALRTDIWDGIELEGVPEDDVEIEPFERISDEIILHFSHGCHMKFETSGVYDGNKFCQACTLPINEDYFYVCVELCDFILHDRCAYAPRRKVHPLHPHPLIQKAAVHEDHVFGCDACMRTSNGFGYRCTNQDCDYILDVVCASTSEPFNYQGHEHPLFMEKDPRKKPICHICKSKKDKVFNCYECEFVICFECATLPYKVRYEDDDHYLRFCGGYEASDKDWCEICEKRIKIGKNKGFYKCNDCCTSLHINCLLGPEPYMKPGQITTEDKGDGVLVIRNKFSSRPICYSCSNRCPYPTFYSFEESVFCSLNCFHY; this comes from the exons ATGGACTTGTTTGGAGAGTTTCAGAAGGGAGAAATCGATGGGAGACCATTTCTTGTATACCAAAACGTTATGAAACAATTACCACTACTAATACAAACCCCAAACACCTCCGACGATGGAGAAACCACCATCGAAAAACCATTATCATTCCAAAACAATACAACCTCCATCTACGATCTCCCTCCCCAAACTCTTTTCTTATGCCCAAGACTCCGAACCCGATTGTTATTGAATGCTCTCGATGATGAGAGGGGTGGTGAGGACTCTAACCAAATCCTTTCCAAGTACAGTTCTTCCCCTCTCTTTGATGACACTAGTGACACTCATCATGTACTCCCTCTTTTTTGGTGCAACAACAAAGAAGTCGATCCAGAAGCTGAAGAAGGTGATGAGTGCTATTCCTGCTCTATCCAAACCATCGGTACGGACTATTATTTTTGTGCCACGTGTGATAAAAGGTTTCATAAAGAATGCGTCGAGTGTCCACTTAGGATTAGTTATCCTTCCCACCCCAAACATTCTCTCCAACTCTTCTATTCTAAATATAGATCTGACAATTGCATCTACTGTAGAGAAAGAGCAAcctatatgatttatttttgtgctCTTTGCGACACCTATATGCATGTCCTTTGTGCTCAGaaaaaaataccctttttcaTAGACAAACCAAAAAGGCATGACCATACTCTCTCCCTTTTCCCTAGACAAGCTTCCTTAACCTGCAATATTTGTGGTTTGGTTAATAAACTTCATCTCACTTACGCCTGCCCTTCTCTATGCGATTTCGTTTCCCATAGTGATTGTATCCACAACCCACAAACCATAAGAATATCTCGTCACTACCACCATGTCTCTTTCACTTCTACTCTTTCGTTAGGAAGATGGTCTTGTGGAGTTTGCCGCCGTACGATTGACCCTGAGTATGGTGCGTATACTTGCAATGTGTGTAATGACTACGCTGTTCACACAAGATGTGCATTGCGCACAGATATATGGGATGGCATTGAACTCGAAGGAGTACCAGAAGACGACGTAGAAATTGAGCCTTTCGAGAGGATATCTGATGAAATAATACTCCATTTCTCTCATGGATGTCATATGAAGTTTGAGACCAGTGGAGTTTACGACGGAAACAAGTTTTGTCAAGCATGTACCCTTCCAATAAACGAGGACtatttttatgtatgtgtgGAATTGTGTGACTTCATCTTACACGACAGATGTGCATATGCTCCACGTAGAAAGGTCCATCCATTACATCCCCATCCACTTATACAAAAGGCT GCTGTTCATGAAGACCATGTATTCGGATGTGATGCTTGTATGCGTACTAGTAATGGTTTTGGGTATAGGTGTACCAATCAGGATTGTGACTACATACTAGATGTAGTGTGTGCTTCGACTTCTGAGCCGTTTAATTATCAAGGCCATGAACACCCCTTATTCATGGAGAAAGACCCTAGAAAAAAGCCAATATGCCACATTTGCAAGTCAAAGAAAGACAAGGTGTTTAACTGCTATGAATGTGAATTTGTTATATGTTTCGAATGCGCTACCTTACCATACAAGGTAAGGTATGAGGATGATGACCATTACCTTAGATTTTGCGGTGGATATGAGGCAAGTGACAAGGATTGGTGTGAGATATGCGAAAAGAGAATAAAGATTGGAAAAAACAAAGGGTTCTATAAGTGCAATGACTGCTGCACCTCGCTTCATATTAATTGTTTACTTGGTCCAGAACCATATATGAAGCCTGGTCAAATTACCACAGAAGATAAAGGTGATGGGGTGCTTGTTATACGCAACAAATTTTCTTCTCGACCAATTTGCTATTCTTGCAGTAACCGTTGTCCGTATCCaacattttatagttttgaagagagtgtgttttgttctttaaaCTGTTTTCATTATTAA
- the LOC104790040 gene encoding protein TWIN LOV 1-like isoform X2 yields the protein MSLAEESSVVSVFTEEEEESLNRRYTLWIKEALDELPHNFTITDPFLSGHPIVFASLGFLKMTGYSRAEVIGRNGKFFQGPKTNRRSIMEIREAIREERSVQVSLLNYRKSGSPFWMLFHMIPVFGRDDGKVINFVAVQVPISGRDHHRKLTSVGDDVSSLDHSEFVFGSCRREVCFGNFVQHRALPVECDDDEQGLEDWEYCEASESEKLRAVEAINNVLSVLTRYSELSGRLVCGKRYCLRGVDCLSSSLVISLGRIKQSFVLTNPCIPDMPIIYASDAFLTLTGYKRHEVLGQNCRFLSGVDTDSSVLYEMKECILKGQSCTVQILNYRKDKSTFWNLLHISPVRNASGKTAYFVGVQVEASCRNTESKELRPETKQLSVVGAVRVAVRSSFMVTC from the exons ATGTCCTTAGCAGAAGAATCTTCAGTAGTATCAGTTTtcactgaagaagaagaagaatctttgaACCGTCGATACACTCTATGGATCAAAGAAGCGTTAGACGAGCTTCCTCACAATTTCACAATCACCGACCCGTTTCTTTCGGGTCACCCGATTGTTTTCGCGAGCTTAGGGTTTTTGAAGATGACTGGGTATTCGAGAGCAGAGGTGATCGGAAGAAACGGCAAGTTTTTCCAAGGTCCCAAGACTAATCGAAGATCGATCATGGAGATTCGTGAAGCGATTCGTGAAGAGAGATCTGTTCAAGTGAGCTTGTTGAACTATCGTAAATCTGGGTCTCCGTTTTGGATGTTGTTTCATATGATCCCTGTTTTTGGGAGAGATGATGGCAAAGTCATCAATTTTGTTGCCGTTCAGGTCCCGATCTCGGGACGAGATCATCATCGCAAGTTGACAAGTGTCGGAGATGATGTCTCGTCGTTGGATCATTCTGAATTTGTGTTTGGTTCTTGTCGAAGAGAGGTTTGTTTTGGTAATTTCGTTCAGCATCGAGCTTTACCTGttgaatgtgatgatgatgaacaag GATTAGAGGATTGGGAGTACTGTGAAGCGAGCGAGTCTGAGAAGCTAAGAGCTGTGGAAGCAATTAACAATGTGTTATCTGTTTTAACGCGTTACAGCGAGTTGAGTGGTAGATTAGTCTGCGGGAAGCGGTACTGCTTGCGAGGAGTAGATTGTCTAAGCTCGTCGTTAGTTATTTCTCTTGGTAGAATCAAACAAAGTTTCGTATT AACCAATCCATGCATACCCGACATGCCTATTATTTATGCGAGTGATGCCTTTTTGACATTGACTG GCTACAAGAGGCATGAAGTATTGGGACAAAACTGTAGATTTCTGAGTGGAGTTGATACTGATTCTTCAGTTCTTTACGAG ATGAAGGAGTGCATCTTAAAGGGACAATCATGCACAGTGCAAATTCTAAATTACAG AAAAGATAAGAGCACATTTTGGAACCTTCTTCACATCTCACCAGTTCGTAATGCTTCAGGCAAG ACAGCATATTTTGTAGGTGTTCAGGTCGAAGCAAGTTGCAGAAATACTGAAAGTAAAGAGCTGAGACCGGAGACAAAGCAACTGAGTGTGGTCGGTGCTGTAAGAGTAGCGGTTAGGAGCTCATTCATGGTGACATGCTAA
- the LOC104790040 gene encoding protein TWIN LOV 1-like isoform X3: MSLAEESSVVSVFTEEEEESLNRRYTLWIKEALDELPHNFTITDPFLSGHPIVFASLGFLKMTGYSRAEVIGRNGKFFQGPKTNRRSIMEIREAIREERSVQVSLLNYRKSGSPFWMLFHMIPVFGRDDGKVINFVAVQVPISGRDHHRKLTSVGDDVSSLDHSEFVFGSCRREVCFGNFVQHRALPVECDDDEQGLEDWEYCEASESEKLRAVEAINNVLSVLTRYSELSGRLVCGKRYCLRGVDCLSSSLVISLGRIKQSFVLTNPCIPDMPIIYASDAFLTLTGYKRHEVLGQNCRFLSGVDTDSSVLYEMKECILKGQSCTVQILNYSNRKDKSTFWNLLHISPVRNASGKLNQIGQIQHIL; the protein is encoded by the exons ATGTCCTTAGCAGAAGAATCTTCAGTAGTATCAGTTTtcactgaagaagaagaagaatctttgaACCGTCGATACACTCTATGGATCAAAGAAGCGTTAGACGAGCTTCCTCACAATTTCACAATCACCGACCCGTTTCTTTCGGGTCACCCGATTGTTTTCGCGAGCTTAGGGTTTTTGAAGATGACTGGGTATTCGAGAGCAGAGGTGATCGGAAGAAACGGCAAGTTTTTCCAAGGTCCCAAGACTAATCGAAGATCGATCATGGAGATTCGTGAAGCGATTCGTGAAGAGAGATCTGTTCAAGTGAGCTTGTTGAACTATCGTAAATCTGGGTCTCCGTTTTGGATGTTGTTTCATATGATCCCTGTTTTTGGGAGAGATGATGGCAAAGTCATCAATTTTGTTGCCGTTCAGGTCCCGATCTCGGGACGAGATCATCATCGCAAGTTGACAAGTGTCGGAGATGATGTCTCGTCGTTGGATCATTCTGAATTTGTGTTTGGTTCTTGTCGAAGAGAGGTTTGTTTTGGTAATTTCGTTCAGCATCGAGCTTTACCTGttgaatgtgatgatgatgaacaag GATTAGAGGATTGGGAGTACTGTGAAGCGAGCGAGTCTGAGAAGCTAAGAGCTGTGGAAGCAATTAACAATGTGTTATCTGTTTTAACGCGTTACAGCGAGTTGAGTGGTAGATTAGTCTGCGGGAAGCGGTACTGCTTGCGAGGAGTAGATTGTCTAAGCTCGTCGTTAGTTATTTCTCTTGGTAGAATCAAACAAAGTTTCGTATT AACCAATCCATGCATACCCGACATGCCTATTATTTATGCGAGTGATGCCTTTTTGACATTGACTG GCTACAAGAGGCATGAAGTATTGGGACAAAACTGTAGATTTCTGAGTGGAGTTGATACTGATTCTTCAGTTCTTTACGAG ATGAAGGAGTGCATCTTAAAGGGACAATCATGCACAGTGCAAATTCTAAATTACAG CAACAGAAAAGATAAGAGCACATTTTGGAACCTTCTTCACATCTCACCAGTTCGTAATGCTTCAGGCAAG TTAAACCAAATTGGACAAAT ACAGCATATTTTGTAG